The Lysobacter sp. genome includes a window with the following:
- a CDS encoding GNAT family N-acetyltransferase, whose product MAIPLRTRKGQAGPEGCRTGPSPKPIGGMELDGFAWKKYRMASVEAIAGNIEKDEKETLFPVLFMFLSFGSMIASLGLISLFQDYYAYAMCALLYVAVVAIELRFRIRSPISISMLGLYAGLALLDYVTKDYTGYAGIIIFAWLTLLSSILLLYGKPFTAFYSNGKGLRSLHMASSLIWTAAYAMSLLASVLLIPDVLYVIVPFVLCIAAGLLGIFLNLAWFGRGNGRQDHFGIEEFEFRRLLPDSPQFPPFCDFYARQIYRPGDDGNSKTIEDIAEVVSTTETALGMDSYVFVAEHEGRIVGCIRCVLDREGRPFPLETEMSSTFDPLRKIGKVMYVGRLAVDHAYRERPDVLNGIFKCFLDLCLSEDVSFVVAEGFSHRLPTYLKLGFEILFERSDKRHAIKMSHGYICYPVYMNFAYLVFNRDDVTLKKYHFSDFINPYLAERWYKRSALRYFFRTRRLWPWRFTLQQVRGIL is encoded by the coding sequence ATGGCCATTCCTTTGCGCACTCGCAAGGGACAGGCCGGTCCGGAAGGATGTCGTACCGGACCGTCGCCGAAGCCGATCGGCGGAATGGAATTGGATGGATTTGCCTGGAAGAAATACAGAATGGCCAGTGTCGAAGCGATCGCCGGAAATATCGAGAAGGACGAGAAGGAAACGCTGTTCCCAGTGTTGTTCATGTTCCTGTCCTTCGGGAGCATGATCGCCAGTCTGGGTCTGATTTCGCTGTTCCAGGATTACTACGCCTACGCCATGTGCGCGTTGCTGTATGTCGCGGTTGTCGCGATCGAGCTTCGATTCCGCATCAGATCGCCCATCTCGATCTCCATGCTCGGGTTGTACGCGGGATTGGCGCTTCTCGACTACGTCACCAAGGACTATACGGGCTACGCTGGCATCATCATCTTCGCCTGGTTGACGCTCCTGTCGTCGATACTGCTGCTGTACGGAAAGCCTTTCACGGCGTTCTACTCGAATGGAAAAGGGCTGCGGTCGCTCCATATGGCGTCATCGCTGATCTGGACCGCCGCTTATGCAATGTCGCTGCTTGCGAGCGTTCTGCTGATACCCGATGTGCTGTATGTGATCGTTCCCTTCGTCCTGTGCATCGCCGCCGGATTGTTGGGTATTTTCCTGAATCTCGCCTGGTTCGGTCGCGGCAATGGCCGTCAGGACCATTTCGGTATCGAGGAATTCGAATTCCGTCGCCTCCTTCCGGACTCGCCGCAGTTCCCGCCGTTCTGCGATTTCTATGCGAGGCAGATCTATCGGCCCGGCGACGACGGCAACTCGAAAACGATCGAAGACATCGCCGAGGTCGTCTCCACGACGGAAACGGCGCTTGGCATGGATTCCTATGTGTTCGTCGCCGAGCACGAGGGCCGGATCGTCGGATGCATCCGCTGCGTGCTCGACAGGGAGGGGCGGCCTTTCCCGTTGGAAACGGAAATGTCCTCGACCTTCGACCCGTTGCGGAAGATCGGAAAGGTGATGTACGTCGGGCGTCTGGCGGTGGATCATGCCTATCGGGAACGGCCCGACGTGCTGAACGGAATTTTCAAGTGTTTTCTGGATCTTTGCCTGAGCGAGGATGTTTCCTTCGTGGTCGCCGAAGGTTTTTCACATCGTTTGCCGACTTATCTGAAACTTGGGTTCGAGATACTTTTCGAGCGCTCCGACAAGCGCCATGCGATCAAGATGTCCCATGGCTACATCTGCTATCCGGTCTACATGAATTTCGCCTACCTGGTGTTCAATCGCGACGACGTGACTCTGAAGAAATATCATTTTTCAGATTTCATCAATCCGTATCTCGCGGAACGATGGTACAAGCGGTCCGCTTTGCGTTATTTCTTCAGAACGCGCCGGCTATGGCCGTGGCGCTTCACACTGCAACAGGTCAGGGGGATCCTCTAG
- a CDS encoding acyl carrier protein, whose protein sequence is MADINTGEIKEIVEIALDRELDEFSMDANFYEDYAMDSLGAVALVVEVQKRYDVRIPDERMPEVRTGAQLKAIVLELAEANEERNVTA, encoded by the coding sequence GTGGCTGATATCAATACTGGTGAAATCAAAGAAATCGTCGAAATCGCGCTGGATCGCGAGCTTGATGAGTTTTCCATGGATGCCAACTTCTACGAAGACTACGCGATGGATTCTCTCGGCGCCGTGGCTCTCGTCGTGGAAGTGCAGAAGCGCTACGACGTGCGTATCCCCGACGAGCGCATGCCCGAAGTGAGAACCGGCGCGCAACTCAAGGCGATCGTATTGGAGCTGGCTGAAGCCAATGAAGAAAGGAATGTCACCGCATGA